One genomic segment of Odocoileus virginianus isolate 20LAN1187 ecotype Illinois chromosome 17, Ovbor_1.2, whole genome shotgun sequence includes these proteins:
- the CASKIN2 gene encoding caskin-2 isoform X1, translated as MGREQDLILAVKNGDVTGVQKLVAKVKATKTKLLGSTKRLNVNYQDADGFSALHHAALGGSLELIALLLEAQATVDIKDSNGMRPLHYAAWQGRLEPVRLLLRASAAVNAASLDGQIPLHLAAQYGHYEVSEMLLQHQSNPCLVNKAKKTPLDLACEFGRLKVAQLLLNSHLCVALLEGEAKDPCDPNYTTPLHLAAKNGHREVIRQLLRAGIEINRQTKTGTALHEAALYGKTEVVRLLLEGGVDVNIRNTYNQTALDIVNQFTTSQASREIKQLLREASGILKVRALKDFWNLHDPTALNVRAGDVITVLEQHPDGRWKGHIHESQRGTDRVGYFPPGIVEVVSKRVGVLAPRLPSVPTPLRPGFSRTPQPPAEEPLHPLTYGQLPRVGLSPDSPAGDRNSVGSEGSVGSIRSAGSGQSSEGTNGHSTGLLIENAQPLPSAGEDQVPPGLQPPSLADNPNHRPLANYRSGEQHFTQDVRPEQLLEGKDAQAIHNWLSEFQLEGYTAHFLQAGYDVPTISRMTPEDLTAIGVTKPGHRKKIASEIAQLSIAEWLPNYIPADLLEWLCALGLPQYHKQLVSSGYDSMGLVADLTWEELQEIGVNKLGHQKKLMLGVKRLAELRRGLLQGESPGEGGRRLARGPELMAIEGLENGDGPPVASPRLLTFQGGELSPELQAAMAGGGPEPLPLPPARSPSQESIGARSRGSGHSQEQPAPQPGGGDLNAPQERNLPEGTERPPKLCSPLPSQGPPPYVFMYPQASPSSPAPGPPPGAPRAFSYLAGSPATPPDPPRPKRRSHSLSRPGPAEGEADGEAEGPVDSALGSYATLTRRPGRSTLARTSPSPTPTRGAPRSQSFALRARRKGPPPPPPKRLSSVSGSTPEPPPPDGSLGPKEGATGPRRRTLSEPTGPSEPPGPPAPAGAASDTEEEDPGPEGTPPSRGSSGEGLPFAEEGNLTIKQRPKPAGPQPRETPVPTGLDFNLTESDTVKRRPKCREREPLQTALLAFGVAGATPNAPAPQPSQTPSESPAASPSPPRPDLSSLPTPGAPAPLPTSPPAQPPGPALENSRRPGETEPPAAPAALIKVPGAGTAPKPVSVACTQLAFSGPKLAPRLGPRPVPPPRPESAGAAGPGRAQQRLEQTSSSLAAALRAAEKSISAEEREGAPGASAKHILDDISTMFDALAEQLDAMLD; from the exons ATGGGTCGAGAACAGGACCTGATCCTCGCTGTCAAAAATGGAGATGTGACTGGTGTGCAGAAACTGGTGGCGAAGGTCAAGGCCACAAAGACAA AGCTCCTTGGCTCCACGAAGAGGCTCAATGTCAACTACCAGGATGCTGATGG CTTTTCGGCTCTCCACCATGCCGCCCTGGGGGGCAGCCTGGAGCTCATTGCCCTGCTGCTGGAGGCTCAGGCCACCGTGGATATCAAGGACAGCAATG GCATGCGCCCACTGCACTACGCGGCCTGGCAGGGCCGCCTGGAGCCTGTGAGGCTGCTGCTGCGCGCCTCTGCGGCCGTGAACGCTGCCTCACTGGACGGGCAGATCCCACTGCACCTGGCTGCCCAGTACGGACACTATGAAGTG tcagaAATGCTCCTCCAGCATCAGTCCAACCCGTGCCTGGTCAACAAGGCCAAGAAGACGCCCTTGGACTTGGCCTGTGAGTTTGGACGGCTCAAG GTGGCCCAGCTGTTGCTGAATAGCCATTTATGCGTGGCACTGCTGGAGGGGGAGGCCAAGGACCCATGCGACCCCAACTACACCACGCCCCTGCACTTGGCTGCCAAGAACGGCCACAGAGAGGTTATCAG GCAGCTCCTGAGAGCTGGGATTGAGATCAACCGCCAGACCAAAACAGGCACAGCGCTCCACGAGGCCGCGCTGTATGGCAAGACTGAGGTGGTGCGGCTGCTCCTGGAG GGCGGGGTGGATGTGAACATTCGGAACACGTATAACCAGACGGCGCTGGACATCGTGAATCAATTCACCACTTCCCAGGCCAGCCGGGAGATTAAGCAGCTATTGCGGG AGGCCTCAGGGATCCTGAAGGTCCGGGCCCTCAAGGATTTCTGGAACCTCCACGACCCCACTGCCCTCAATGTCCGGGCAGGGGACGTCATCACG GTGCTTGAACAGCATCCAGACGGCCGCTGGAAGGGCCACATCCACGAGAGCCAGAGGGGCACCGACCGCGTGGGCTACTTTCCCCCAGGCATCGTCGAGGTGGTCAGCAAGCGGGTGGGTGTCCTGGCACCCCGCCTCCCCTCTGTGCCCACCCCCCTGCGCCCAGGCTTCTCCAGGACGCCACAGCCCCCTGCCGAGGAGCCCCTGCACCCCCTCACCTATGGCCAGCTGCCCCGGGTGGGCCTCAGCCCAGACAGCCCAG caggtgACAGGAACAGCGTGGGCAGCGAGGGCAGCGTGGGCAGCATCCGCAGTGCTGGCAGCGGGCAGAGCTCCGAGGGCACCAATGGCCACAGCACTGGCCTCCTTATCGAGAACGcccag CCGCTGCCCTCTGCCGGAGAGGACCAGGTGCCTCCAGGACTACAGCCCCCGTCCCTGGCAG ACAACCCGAACCACCGCCCTCTGGCCAACTATCGCTCGGGGGAGCAGCACTTCACCCAGGACGTGAGGCCTGAGCAGCTGCTGGAGGGGAAG GATGCTCAGGCCATTCATAACTGGCTGAGCGAGTTCCAGCTGGAGGGCTACACTGCCCACTTTCTGCAGGCCGGCTACGACGTGCCAACCATCAGCCGCATGACGCCTGAG GACCTGACGGCCATTGGGGTGACCAAGCCTGGGCACAGGAAGAAGATCGCCTCGGAGATCGCCCAGCTGAGCATCGCCGAGTGGTTGCCCAACTACATCCCA GCGGACCTGCTGGAGTGGCTGTGCGCCCTGGGGCTGCCGCAGTACCACAAGCAGCTGGTGAGCAGTGGCTACGACTCCATGGGGCTGGTGGCTGACCTCACCtgggaggagctgcaggagatcgGCGTCAACAAGCTCG GTCATCAGAAGAAGCTCATGCTGGGGGTGAAGCGGCTGGCTGAGCTCCGGCGGGGCCTACTGCAGGGGGAGTCTCCGGGGGAAGGCGGCCGCCGGCTGGCCAGGGGCCCGGAGCTGATGGCCATTGAGGGGCTGGAGAACGGGGACGGGCCCCCTGTGGCCAGCCCACGCCTCCTCACCTTCCAGGGCGGCGAGCTGAGCCCCGAGCTCCAGGCGGCCATGGCAGGGGGCGGCCCCGAgccactccccctgccccctgcccgctCCCCCAGCCAAGAGAGCATTGGGGCCCGCTCACGGGGGTCTGGTCACTCGCAGGAACAGCCTGCCCCTCAGCCGGGTGGTGGGGACCTCAACGCCCCACAGGAGAGGAATCTTCCGGAGGGCACAGAGCGGCCCCCTAAACTCTGTTCCCCACTTCCTAGCCAAGGGCCCCCGCCTTACGTTTTCATGTACCCCCAGGCCTCACCCTCCAGCCCGGCCCCTGGGCCGCCTCCGGGCGCTCCCCGGGCCTTCTCCTACTTGGCCGGCTCCCCGGCCACTCCTCCAGACCCCCCGCGGCCCAAGCGCCGGTCCCACAGCCTGAGCCGCCCTGGCCCAGCCGAGGGGGAGGCCGACGGGGAGGCCGAAGGGCCAGTGGATAGTGCCCTGGGCAGCTACGCCACCCTCACTCGGCGACCAGGACGCAGCACCCTCGCCCGGACCAGCCCCAGCCCAACCCCAACGCGGGGGGCTCCCCGCAGCCAGTCCTTTGCCCTCCGGGCTCGCCGCAAAGgccctccgcccccgccccccaagcGCCTCAGCTCCGTCTCTGGCTCCACCCCGGAGCCCCCACCACCGGATGGAAGCCTGGGGCCCAAGGAAGGGGCCACAGGGCCCCGGAGGCGAACACTGAGTGAACCCACAGGCCCCTCGGAGCCGCCTGGCCCACCTGCCCCGGCCGGCGCCGCATCGGACACGGAGGAGGAGGACCCGGGGCCCGAGGGGACACCCCCGTCTCGGGGCAGCTCAGGGGAAGGGCTCCCCTTTGCAGAGGAGGGGAACCTGACTATCAAACAGCGGCCCAAGCCGGCAGGACCCCAACCCCGGGAGACGCCGGTGCCCACCGGCCTTGACTTCAacctcacagagtcagacactgttAAACGGAGGCCCAAGTGCCGGGAGAGGGAGCCACTGCAGACGGCACTCCTGGCCTTTGGAGTGGCGGGCGCCACGCCCAatgcccctgccccccagccctcgCAGACCCCCAGCGAGTCCCCCGCGGCCTCTCCCAGCCCTCCCCGGCCTGACCTGAGCAGCCTTCCCACCCCCGgagctccagcccctctccccaccagcccCCCGGCCCAGCCCCCTGGGCCGGCCCTGGAAAATAGTCGGCGGCCTGGGGAGACTGAGCCCCCGGCTGCCCCCGCTGCCCTCATCAAGGTGCCCGGAGCAG GAACAGCCCCCAAGCCTGTGTCGGTGGCCTGCACCCAGCTGGCATTTTCCGGCCCTAAGCTGGCTCCCCGGCTCGGTCCCCGCCCGGTGCCCCCTCCAAGGCCAGAGAGCGCGGGGGCCGCAGGCCCGGGCCGGGCCCAGCAGAGACTGGAGCAGACCAGCTCGTCGCTGGCAGCTGCACTGCGGGCCGCGGAGAAGAGCATTAGCGCAGAGGAGCGAGAGGG CGCCCCCGGCGCCTCCGCCAAGCACATCCTAGATGACATCAGCACCATGTTTGACGCCCTGGCTGAACAGCTGGACGCCATGTTGGACTGA
- the CASKIN2 gene encoding caskin-2 isoform X3: MGREQDLILAVKNGDVTGVQKLVAKVKATKTKLLGSTKRLNVNYQDADGFSALHHAALGGSLELIALLLEAQATVDIKDSNGMRPLHYAAWQGRLEPVRLLLRASAAVNAASLDGQIPLHLAAQYGHYEVSEMLLQHQSNPCLVNKAKKTPLDLACEFGRLKVAQLLLNSHLCVALLEGEAKDPCDPNYTTPLHLAAKNGHREVIRQLLRAGIEINRQTKTGTALHEAALYGKTEVVRLLLEGGVDVNIRNTYNQTALDIVNQFTTSQASREIKQLLREASGILKVRALKDFWNLHDPTALNVRAGDVITVLEQHPDGRWKGHIHESQRGTDRVGYFPPGIVEVVSKRPLPSAGEDQVPPGLQPPSLADNPNHRPLANYRSGEQHFTQDVRPEQLLEGKDAQAIHNWLSEFQLEGYTAHFLQAGYDVPTISRMTPEDLTAIGVTKPGHRKKIASEIAQLSIAEWLPNYIPADLLEWLCALGLPQYHKQLVSSGYDSMGLVADLTWEELQEIGVNKLGHQKKLMLGVKRLAELRRGLLQGESPGEGGRRLARGPELMAIEGLENGDGPPVASPRLLTFQGGELSPELQAAMAGGGPEPLPLPPARSPSQESIGARSRGSGHSQEQPAPQPGGGDLNAPQERNLPEGTERPPKLCSPLPSQGPPPYVFMYPQASPSSPAPGPPPGAPRAFSYLAGSPATPPDPPRPKRRSHSLSRPGPAEGEADGEAEGPVDSALGSYATLTRRPGRSTLARTSPSPTPTRGAPRSQSFALRARRKGPPPPPPKRLSSVSGSTPEPPPPDGSLGPKEGATGPRRRTLSEPTGPSEPPGPPAPAGAASDTEEEDPGPEGTPPSRGSSGEGLPFAEEGNLTIKQRPKPAGPQPRETPVPTGLDFNLTESDTVKRRPKCREREPLQTALLAFGVAGATPNAPAPQPSQTPSESPAASPSPPRPDLSSLPTPGAPAPLPTSPPAQPPGPALENSRRPGETEPPAAPAALIKVPGAGTAPKPVSVACTQLAFSGPKLAPRLGPRPVPPPRPESAGAAGPGRAQQRLEQTSSSLAAALRAAEKSISAEEREGAPGASAKHILDDISTMFDALAEQLDAMLD; the protein is encoded by the exons ATGGGTCGAGAACAGGACCTGATCCTCGCTGTCAAAAATGGAGATGTGACTGGTGTGCAGAAACTGGTGGCGAAGGTCAAGGCCACAAAGACAA AGCTCCTTGGCTCCACGAAGAGGCTCAATGTCAACTACCAGGATGCTGATGG CTTTTCGGCTCTCCACCATGCCGCCCTGGGGGGCAGCCTGGAGCTCATTGCCCTGCTGCTGGAGGCTCAGGCCACCGTGGATATCAAGGACAGCAATG GCATGCGCCCACTGCACTACGCGGCCTGGCAGGGCCGCCTGGAGCCTGTGAGGCTGCTGCTGCGCGCCTCTGCGGCCGTGAACGCTGCCTCACTGGACGGGCAGATCCCACTGCACCTGGCTGCCCAGTACGGACACTATGAAGTG tcagaAATGCTCCTCCAGCATCAGTCCAACCCGTGCCTGGTCAACAAGGCCAAGAAGACGCCCTTGGACTTGGCCTGTGAGTTTGGACGGCTCAAG GTGGCCCAGCTGTTGCTGAATAGCCATTTATGCGTGGCACTGCTGGAGGGGGAGGCCAAGGACCCATGCGACCCCAACTACACCACGCCCCTGCACTTGGCTGCCAAGAACGGCCACAGAGAGGTTATCAG GCAGCTCCTGAGAGCTGGGATTGAGATCAACCGCCAGACCAAAACAGGCACAGCGCTCCACGAGGCCGCGCTGTATGGCAAGACTGAGGTGGTGCGGCTGCTCCTGGAG GGCGGGGTGGATGTGAACATTCGGAACACGTATAACCAGACGGCGCTGGACATCGTGAATCAATTCACCACTTCCCAGGCCAGCCGGGAGATTAAGCAGCTATTGCGGG AGGCCTCAGGGATCCTGAAGGTCCGGGCCCTCAAGGATTTCTGGAACCTCCACGACCCCACTGCCCTCAATGTCCGGGCAGGGGACGTCATCACG GTGCTTGAACAGCATCCAGACGGCCGCTGGAAGGGCCACATCCACGAGAGCCAGAGGGGCACCGACCGCGTGGGCTACTTTCCCCCAGGCATCGTCGAGGTGGTCAGCAAGCGG CCGCTGCCCTCTGCCGGAGAGGACCAGGTGCCTCCAGGACTACAGCCCCCGTCCCTGGCAG ACAACCCGAACCACCGCCCTCTGGCCAACTATCGCTCGGGGGAGCAGCACTTCACCCAGGACGTGAGGCCTGAGCAGCTGCTGGAGGGGAAG GATGCTCAGGCCATTCATAACTGGCTGAGCGAGTTCCAGCTGGAGGGCTACACTGCCCACTTTCTGCAGGCCGGCTACGACGTGCCAACCATCAGCCGCATGACGCCTGAG GACCTGACGGCCATTGGGGTGACCAAGCCTGGGCACAGGAAGAAGATCGCCTCGGAGATCGCCCAGCTGAGCATCGCCGAGTGGTTGCCCAACTACATCCCA GCGGACCTGCTGGAGTGGCTGTGCGCCCTGGGGCTGCCGCAGTACCACAAGCAGCTGGTGAGCAGTGGCTACGACTCCATGGGGCTGGTGGCTGACCTCACCtgggaggagctgcaggagatcgGCGTCAACAAGCTCG GTCATCAGAAGAAGCTCATGCTGGGGGTGAAGCGGCTGGCTGAGCTCCGGCGGGGCCTACTGCAGGGGGAGTCTCCGGGGGAAGGCGGCCGCCGGCTGGCCAGGGGCCCGGAGCTGATGGCCATTGAGGGGCTGGAGAACGGGGACGGGCCCCCTGTGGCCAGCCCACGCCTCCTCACCTTCCAGGGCGGCGAGCTGAGCCCCGAGCTCCAGGCGGCCATGGCAGGGGGCGGCCCCGAgccactccccctgccccctgcccgctCCCCCAGCCAAGAGAGCATTGGGGCCCGCTCACGGGGGTCTGGTCACTCGCAGGAACAGCCTGCCCCTCAGCCGGGTGGTGGGGACCTCAACGCCCCACAGGAGAGGAATCTTCCGGAGGGCACAGAGCGGCCCCCTAAACTCTGTTCCCCACTTCCTAGCCAAGGGCCCCCGCCTTACGTTTTCATGTACCCCCAGGCCTCACCCTCCAGCCCGGCCCCTGGGCCGCCTCCGGGCGCTCCCCGGGCCTTCTCCTACTTGGCCGGCTCCCCGGCCACTCCTCCAGACCCCCCGCGGCCCAAGCGCCGGTCCCACAGCCTGAGCCGCCCTGGCCCAGCCGAGGGGGAGGCCGACGGGGAGGCCGAAGGGCCAGTGGATAGTGCCCTGGGCAGCTACGCCACCCTCACTCGGCGACCAGGACGCAGCACCCTCGCCCGGACCAGCCCCAGCCCAACCCCAACGCGGGGGGCTCCCCGCAGCCAGTCCTTTGCCCTCCGGGCTCGCCGCAAAGgccctccgcccccgccccccaagcGCCTCAGCTCCGTCTCTGGCTCCACCCCGGAGCCCCCACCACCGGATGGAAGCCTGGGGCCCAAGGAAGGGGCCACAGGGCCCCGGAGGCGAACACTGAGTGAACCCACAGGCCCCTCGGAGCCGCCTGGCCCACCTGCCCCGGCCGGCGCCGCATCGGACACGGAGGAGGAGGACCCGGGGCCCGAGGGGACACCCCCGTCTCGGGGCAGCTCAGGGGAAGGGCTCCCCTTTGCAGAGGAGGGGAACCTGACTATCAAACAGCGGCCCAAGCCGGCAGGACCCCAACCCCGGGAGACGCCGGTGCCCACCGGCCTTGACTTCAacctcacagagtcagacactgttAAACGGAGGCCCAAGTGCCGGGAGAGGGAGCCACTGCAGACGGCACTCCTGGCCTTTGGAGTGGCGGGCGCCACGCCCAatgcccctgccccccagccctcgCAGACCCCCAGCGAGTCCCCCGCGGCCTCTCCCAGCCCTCCCCGGCCTGACCTGAGCAGCCTTCCCACCCCCGgagctccagcccctctccccaccagcccCCCGGCCCAGCCCCCTGGGCCGGCCCTGGAAAATAGTCGGCGGCCTGGGGAGACTGAGCCCCCGGCTGCCCCCGCTGCCCTCATCAAGGTGCCCGGAGCAG GAACAGCCCCCAAGCCTGTGTCGGTGGCCTGCACCCAGCTGGCATTTTCCGGCCCTAAGCTGGCTCCCCGGCTCGGTCCCCGCCCGGTGCCCCCTCCAAGGCCAGAGAGCGCGGGGGCCGCAGGCCCGGGCCGGGCCCAGCAGAGACTGGAGCAGACCAGCTCGTCGCTGGCAGCTGCACTGCGGGCCGCGGAGAAGAGCATTAGCGCAGAGGAGCGAGAGGG CGCCCCCGGCGCCTCCGCCAAGCACATCCTAGATGACATCAGCACCATGTTTGACGCCCTGGCTGAACAGCTGGACGCCATGTTGGACTGA
- the CASKIN2 gene encoding caskin-2 isoform X2 — protein sequence MRPLHYAAWQGRLEPVRLLLRASAAVNAASLDGQIPLHLAAQYGHYEVSEMLLQHQSNPCLVNKAKKTPLDLACEFGRLKVAQLLLNSHLCVALLEGEAKDPCDPNYTTPLHLAAKNGHREVIRQLLRAGIEINRQTKTGTALHEAALYGKTEVVRLLLEGGVDVNIRNTYNQTALDIVNQFTTSQASREIKQLLREASGILKVRALKDFWNLHDPTALNVRAGDVITVLEQHPDGRWKGHIHESQRGTDRVGYFPPGIVEVVSKRVGVLAPRLPSVPTPLRPGFSRTPQPPAEEPLHPLTYGQLPRVGLSPDSPAGDRNSVGSEGSVGSIRSAGSGQSSEGTNGHSTGLLIENAQPLPSAGEDQVPPGLQPPSLADNPNHRPLANYRSGEQHFTQDVRPEQLLEGKDAQAIHNWLSEFQLEGYTAHFLQAGYDVPTISRMTPEDLTAIGVTKPGHRKKIASEIAQLSIAEWLPNYIPADLLEWLCALGLPQYHKQLVSSGYDSMGLVADLTWEELQEIGVNKLGHQKKLMLGVKRLAELRRGLLQGESPGEGGRRLARGPELMAIEGLENGDGPPVASPRLLTFQGGELSPELQAAMAGGGPEPLPLPPARSPSQESIGARSRGSGHSQEQPAPQPGGGDLNAPQERNLPEGTERPPKLCSPLPSQGPPPYVFMYPQASPSSPAPGPPPGAPRAFSYLAGSPATPPDPPRPKRRSHSLSRPGPAEGEADGEAEGPVDSALGSYATLTRRPGRSTLARTSPSPTPTRGAPRSQSFALRARRKGPPPPPPKRLSSVSGSTPEPPPPDGSLGPKEGATGPRRRTLSEPTGPSEPPGPPAPAGAASDTEEEDPGPEGTPPSRGSSGEGLPFAEEGNLTIKQRPKPAGPQPRETPVPTGLDFNLTESDTVKRRPKCREREPLQTALLAFGVAGATPNAPAPQPSQTPSESPAASPSPPRPDLSSLPTPGAPAPLPTSPPAQPPGPALENSRRPGETEPPAAPAALIKVPGAGTAPKPVSVACTQLAFSGPKLAPRLGPRPVPPPRPESAGAAGPGRAQQRLEQTSSSLAAALRAAEKSISAEEREGAPGASAKHILDDISTMFDALAEQLDAMLD from the exons ATGCGCCCACTGCACTACGCGGCCTGGCAGGGCCGCCTGGAGCCTGTGAGGCTGCTGCTGCGCGCCTCTGCGGCCGTGAACGCTGCCTCACTGGACGGGCAGATCCCACTGCACCTGGCTGCCCAGTACGGACACTATGAAGTG tcagaAATGCTCCTCCAGCATCAGTCCAACCCGTGCCTGGTCAACAAGGCCAAGAAGACGCCCTTGGACTTGGCCTGTGAGTTTGGACGGCTCAAG GTGGCCCAGCTGTTGCTGAATAGCCATTTATGCGTGGCACTGCTGGAGGGGGAGGCCAAGGACCCATGCGACCCCAACTACACCACGCCCCTGCACTTGGCTGCCAAGAACGGCCACAGAGAGGTTATCAG GCAGCTCCTGAGAGCTGGGATTGAGATCAACCGCCAGACCAAAACAGGCACAGCGCTCCACGAGGCCGCGCTGTATGGCAAGACTGAGGTGGTGCGGCTGCTCCTGGAG GGCGGGGTGGATGTGAACATTCGGAACACGTATAACCAGACGGCGCTGGACATCGTGAATCAATTCACCACTTCCCAGGCCAGCCGGGAGATTAAGCAGCTATTGCGGG AGGCCTCAGGGATCCTGAAGGTCCGGGCCCTCAAGGATTTCTGGAACCTCCACGACCCCACTGCCCTCAATGTCCGGGCAGGGGACGTCATCACG GTGCTTGAACAGCATCCAGACGGCCGCTGGAAGGGCCACATCCACGAGAGCCAGAGGGGCACCGACCGCGTGGGCTACTTTCCCCCAGGCATCGTCGAGGTGGTCAGCAAGCGGGTGGGTGTCCTGGCACCCCGCCTCCCCTCTGTGCCCACCCCCCTGCGCCCAGGCTTCTCCAGGACGCCACAGCCCCCTGCCGAGGAGCCCCTGCACCCCCTCACCTATGGCCAGCTGCCCCGGGTGGGCCTCAGCCCAGACAGCCCAG caggtgACAGGAACAGCGTGGGCAGCGAGGGCAGCGTGGGCAGCATCCGCAGTGCTGGCAGCGGGCAGAGCTCCGAGGGCACCAATGGCCACAGCACTGGCCTCCTTATCGAGAACGcccag CCGCTGCCCTCTGCCGGAGAGGACCAGGTGCCTCCAGGACTACAGCCCCCGTCCCTGGCAG ACAACCCGAACCACCGCCCTCTGGCCAACTATCGCTCGGGGGAGCAGCACTTCACCCAGGACGTGAGGCCTGAGCAGCTGCTGGAGGGGAAG GATGCTCAGGCCATTCATAACTGGCTGAGCGAGTTCCAGCTGGAGGGCTACACTGCCCACTTTCTGCAGGCCGGCTACGACGTGCCAACCATCAGCCGCATGACGCCTGAG GACCTGACGGCCATTGGGGTGACCAAGCCTGGGCACAGGAAGAAGATCGCCTCGGAGATCGCCCAGCTGAGCATCGCCGAGTGGTTGCCCAACTACATCCCA GCGGACCTGCTGGAGTGGCTGTGCGCCCTGGGGCTGCCGCAGTACCACAAGCAGCTGGTGAGCAGTGGCTACGACTCCATGGGGCTGGTGGCTGACCTCACCtgggaggagctgcaggagatcgGCGTCAACAAGCTCG GTCATCAGAAGAAGCTCATGCTGGGGGTGAAGCGGCTGGCTGAGCTCCGGCGGGGCCTACTGCAGGGGGAGTCTCCGGGGGAAGGCGGCCGCCGGCTGGCCAGGGGCCCGGAGCTGATGGCCATTGAGGGGCTGGAGAACGGGGACGGGCCCCCTGTGGCCAGCCCACGCCTCCTCACCTTCCAGGGCGGCGAGCTGAGCCCCGAGCTCCAGGCGGCCATGGCAGGGGGCGGCCCCGAgccactccccctgccccctgcccgctCCCCCAGCCAAGAGAGCATTGGGGCCCGCTCACGGGGGTCTGGTCACTCGCAGGAACAGCCTGCCCCTCAGCCGGGTGGTGGGGACCTCAACGCCCCACAGGAGAGGAATCTTCCGGAGGGCACAGAGCGGCCCCCTAAACTCTGTTCCCCACTTCCTAGCCAAGGGCCCCCGCCTTACGTTTTCATGTACCCCCAGGCCTCACCCTCCAGCCCGGCCCCTGGGCCGCCTCCGGGCGCTCCCCGGGCCTTCTCCTACTTGGCCGGCTCCCCGGCCACTCCTCCAGACCCCCCGCGGCCCAAGCGCCGGTCCCACAGCCTGAGCCGCCCTGGCCCAGCCGAGGGGGAGGCCGACGGGGAGGCCGAAGGGCCAGTGGATAGTGCCCTGGGCAGCTACGCCACCCTCACTCGGCGACCAGGACGCAGCACCCTCGCCCGGACCAGCCCCAGCCCAACCCCAACGCGGGGGGCTCCCCGCAGCCAGTCCTTTGCCCTCCGGGCTCGCCGCAAAGgccctccgcccccgccccccaagcGCCTCAGCTCCGTCTCTGGCTCCACCCCGGAGCCCCCACCACCGGATGGAAGCCTGGGGCCCAAGGAAGGGGCCACAGGGCCCCGGAGGCGAACACTGAGTGAACCCACAGGCCCCTCGGAGCCGCCTGGCCCACCTGCCCCGGCCGGCGCCGCATCGGACACGGAGGAGGAGGACCCGGGGCCCGAGGGGACACCCCCGTCTCGGGGCAGCTCAGGGGAAGGGCTCCCCTTTGCAGAGGAGGGGAACCTGACTATCAAACAGCGGCCCAAGCCGGCAGGACCCCAACCCCGGGAGACGCCGGTGCCCACCGGCCTTGACTTCAacctcacagagtcagacactgttAAACGGAGGCCCAAGTGCCGGGAGAGGGAGCCACTGCAGACGGCACTCCTGGCCTTTGGAGTGGCGGGCGCCACGCCCAatgcccctgccccccagccctcgCAGACCCCCAGCGAGTCCCCCGCGGCCTCTCCCAGCCCTCCCCGGCCTGACCTGAGCAGCCTTCCCACCCCCGgagctccagcccctctccccaccagcccCCCGGCCCAGCCCCCTGGGCCGGCCCTGGAAAATAGTCGGCGGCCTGGGGAGACTGAGCCCCCGGCTGCCCCCGCTGCCCTCATCAAGGTGCCCGGAGCAG GAACAGCCCCCAAGCCTGTGTCGGTGGCCTGCACCCAGCTGGCATTTTCCGGCCCTAAGCTGGCTCCCCGGCTCGGTCCCCGCCCGGTGCCCCCTCCAAGGCCAGAGAGCGCGGGGGCCGCAGGCCCGGGCCGGGCCCAGCAGAGACTGGAGCAGACCAGCTCGTCGCTGGCAGCTGCACTGCGGGCCGCGGAGAAGAGCATTAGCGCAGAGGAGCGAGAGGG CGCCCCCGGCGCCTCCGCCAAGCACATCCTAGATGACATCAGCACCATGTTTGACGCCCTGGCTGAACAGCTGGACGCCATGTTGGACTGA